From Deltaproteobacteria bacterium, one genomic window encodes:
- a CDS encoding helix-turn-helix domain-containing protein, whose amino-acid sequence MEATNPPIDKALIDRLIRQIKEAIPGDPSRELVSAGLVTIEEASKFLGISRSKIYEMMADGLIKFVKLGRSRRIPQNELIRVASEGLVGGA is encoded by the coding sequence ATGGAAGCAACAAACCCGCCTATCGACAAGGCCCTGATCGACCGCCTGATCCGCCAGATCAAAGAGGCGATTCCAGGCGACCCGTCACGTGAACTCGTCTCCGCAGGGCTGGTCACGATCGAAGAAGCATCGAAGTTCCTCGGGATCAGCCGGTCGAAGATCTACGAAATGATGGCCGATGGCCTCATCAAATTTGTTAAACTCGGCCGAAGCAGACGAATTCCACAGAATGAACTGATCCGGGTCGCATCCGAGGGGCTTGTCGGCGGCGCGTAA
- the rmuC gene encoding DNA recombination protein RmuC, whose translation MELVIATIVGAALGLAAGFFAGITLGKKTGTGEAENRTKLETLLAERDRELKECLARLDQSERERVQALARLADLEARLDSERSKLADFEKQIEGKLGKLSLDALQKNSQQFLELARQNLGQTQAEAKGELEKRQQAIENIVKPVSELLEKYHAEIQKIENSRQKDYGSLSEQVQFLLTSNKELRGETSKLVDALKKPQIRGNWGEIQLRQVAELAGMIEHCNFIVQETVTTESGRLRPDMIVNLPGGKQIVVDAKAPMEAFLKAVESPTDDERNKWMLEHARQVRDHIRKLSAKSYQDQFPSAPDFIVMFIPGEGLFRAAIEHDSELIQSGITEKVITASPTTLIAMLKAVHYGWQQEKISENAQRISRLGSELYGRVRKLAEHFSKIGSGLDKATESYNEAVGSLERSFLPSARKFRELGAGTGDDIPELDPLDKTTREPTAPELAEPPSDG comes from the coding sequence ATGGAACTTGTTATCGCCACAATCGTGGGAGCCGCTCTTGGTCTGGCCGCTGGATTTTTCGCCGGTATTACGCTTGGCAAGAAAACCGGTACCGGCGAAGCCGAAAACCGCACAAAACTCGAAACACTGCTCGCCGAGCGCGACCGGGAACTGAAGGAATGTTTGGCCCGCCTAGACCAGTCCGAGCGGGAACGGGTGCAGGCACTGGCCCGGCTCGCCGACCTGGAGGCCCGGCTGGACAGCGAGCGAAGCAAACTGGCCGACTTTGAAAAACAGATCGAAGGAAAACTCGGGAAACTTTCGCTCGATGCGCTCCAGAAGAACAGCCAGCAGTTCCTGGAGCTGGCCCGGCAGAATCTTGGGCAGACGCAGGCGGAAGCCAAGGGCGAACTGGAAAAACGCCAGCAGGCGATCGAAAATATCGTCAAGCCGGTGAGCGAGCTACTGGAAAAATACCACGCAGAAATCCAGAAGATCGAGAACTCGCGGCAAAAAGACTACGGATCACTCTCTGAGCAGGTTCAGTTCCTGCTCACCTCCAACAAGGAGTTGCGGGGCGAGACATCCAAACTCGTGGATGCGCTGAAAAAACCCCAGATCCGGGGAAACTGGGGTGAAATACAGCTCCGGCAGGTGGCCGAACTGGCAGGCATGATCGAGCACTGCAACTTCATCGTGCAGGAAACGGTAACAACCGAGAGCGGGCGGCTCCGGCCCGACATGATCGTCAACCTGCCAGGTGGCAAACAGATCGTTGTTGACGCCAAAGCCCCGATGGAGGCCTTTCTCAAGGCGGTAGAATCTCCTACCGACGACGAGCGGAACAAGTGGATGCTGGAGCATGCACGGCAAGTTCGGGACCACATCCGGAAACTGTCGGCCAAGAGCTACCAGGATCAATTCCCCAGCGCCCCCGATTTCATTGTCATGTTCATCCCCGGCGAGGGATTGTTCCGTGCGGCTATCGAGCATGATAGCGAGCTCATCCAGTCCGGCATCACGGAAAAGGTGATCACCGCAAGCCCCACAACGCTGATCGCCATGCTCAAGGCTGTCCATTACGGCTGGCAGCAGGAAAAGATCAGCGAAAACGCCCAGCGGATCAGCCGGCTGGGGAGTGAACTGTACGGCAGGGTAAGGAAACTCGCTGAGCATTTCTCCAAGATCGGCAGCGGACTCGACAAGGCCACCGAATCCTATAACGAAGCCGTCGGATCGTTGGAGCGGAGCTTTCTGCCATCAGCCCGGAAGTTCCGGGAACTGGGCGCCGGAACCGGCGACGACATCCCCGAACTGGACCCCCTGGACAAGACCACCCGCGAACCCACCGCCCCCGAACTCGCCGAGCCGCCTTCAGACGGATGA
- a CDS encoding TetR/AcrR family transcriptional regulator gives MARKNTGNGADSSTAPARPLMNKVAGAVAGRAGQIVSGVGSSIADVTGAVIGMIDRAPKRGRYDRSVSAAERAHATRRRLLQAAAKVFAEKGYTEASVADIIAEAGTSRQTYYDLFDNKEAILLALQQRAVRFMIPYVSGAMDKASTAEVMIDNGVSALLKLVEQAGPLAEIALREMGNSPAVISAREEIIGLFCEMLKEAAEAAYRDGLTTRKPDPVTIRALVGGIETVALDYIRAGRTKEIMETKPAFVRLLERALT, from the coding sequence ATGGCAAGGAAAAATACAGGAAACGGTGCTGATTCCAGCACGGCTCCGGCGCGGCCGCTCATGAACAAGGTGGCGGGTGCCGTTGCCGGCCGTGCCGGACAGATCGTGAGCGGTGTGGGGTCGTCAATTGCCGATGTGACCGGAGCGGTTATCGGCATGATCGACCGTGCCCCCAAGCGGGGACGCTATGACCGGAGCGTATCGGCTGCGGAGCGCGCACACGCCACCCGCCGCCGGCTGCTCCAGGCGGCCGCCAAGGTTTTCGCCGAAAAGGGTTATACCGAGGCAAGCGTCGCCGACATCATCGCCGAGGCGGGAACAAGCCGCCAGACCTACTACGACCTGTTCGACAACAAGGAAGCCATCCTGCTGGCCCTCCAGCAGCGGGCCGTCCGGTTCATGATCCCCTATGTGAGTGGAGCGATGGACAAGGCCTCGACCGCCGAGGTGATGATCGACAACGGCGTGAGTGCGCTTCTCAAGCTGGTCGAGCAGGCCGGGCCGCTCGCCGAGATCGCGCTGAGAGAGATGGGCAATTCGCCGGCCGTGATCAGCGCCCGCGAGGAGATCATCGGCCTGTTCTGCGAGATGCTGAAAGAAGCAGCCGAGGCCGCCTACCGGGACGGGCTCACCACCCGGAAACCCGATCCGGTCACGATCCGGGCGCTCGTGGGCGGTATCGAAACCGTCGCACTGGATTACATCCGTGCCGGACGGACCAAAGAGATCATGGAAACCAAACCTGCATTCGTCAGGCTGCTCGAACGGGCTCTGACCTAG
- a CDS encoding ferritin-like domain-containing protein, protein MNPARKLAYQTLDKAIDAAFFGVSGLYRKYEDRARDYVDGHLVNTYDDRTANFVGGEMEVLTSRNYEKALANIWKAEVAAPYLGLRDATAVEKNAGDKRGGSIREIDETKEMMRRATSEDVRRRFEAATTPEQRDALGWILSLICHGEAYALYTSATLIPHVKGTGSRMGMSLQVMEEAKHFLVLREMLKTLGILKPLHNSARFLFESVARAEPYNRLFGMNVMLESFATSTFSTFANFPGIEDIMHQFHRDEARHVGFPQNYNQAGNIPEHVTKNKRYQISRALMLAPALGAIFDYRPYFTALGMDVFGFFGKFVAKVTRLAERSGMPLPQKRDELLMAYNLAVNTYFMRYEPENYKGFVDYTMRSEGEIDPEMEKLEREIYGNDVFGGIGERRYKAIKKQMDRVYEKRQAQAA, encoded by the coding sequence ATGAACCCTGCTCGGAAGCTCGCATACCAGACCCTCGACAAGGCAATAGACGCGGCATTCTTCGGCGTCTCCGGGCTTTACCGGAAATACGAGGACCGGGCGCGCGACTACGTGGACGGCCACCTCGTCAACACCTATGACGACAGGACCGCCAATTTCGTGGGCGGCGAGATGGAAGTCCTCACCAGCCGGAACTACGAAAAGGCGCTGGCCAATATCTGGAAGGCGGAGGTCGCTGCCCCATACCTGGGGCTGCGGGATGCCACCGCCGTCGAAAAGAACGCCGGCGACAAGCGCGGCGGGTCGATCCGCGAAATTGACGAGACGAAAGAGATGATGCGCCGGGCGACGTCCGAGGACGTCCGCCGCAGGTTCGAGGCCGCCACCACACCCGAGCAGCGCGATGCGCTCGGCTGGATTCTCTCGCTCATCTGCCACGGCGAGGCGTATGCCCTCTACACCTCGGCCACGCTCATCCCGCATGTAAAGGGGACGGGCTCCCGCATGGGCATGTCGCTTCAGGTGATGGAGGAAGCCAAGCACTTCCTGGTCCTTCGCGAGATGCTGAAGACGCTCGGGATCCTGAAGCCCCTGCACAACTCGGCCCGGTTCCTGTTCGAGAGTGTCGCCCGTGCCGAACCCTACAACCGGCTGTTCGGGATGAACGTGATGCTGGAGAGCTTTGCCACGAGCACGTTCTCGACATTCGCCAACTTTCCCGGCATCGAGGACATCATGCACCAGTTCCACCGGGACGAGGCCCGGCATGTGGGTTTCCCTCAGAACTACAACCAGGCAGGCAACATCCCGGAGCATGTAACCAAGAACAAGCGCTACCAGATCAGCCGGGCGCTTATGCTCGCTCCGGCACTGGGGGCAATCTTCGATTACCGGCCCTACTTCACCGCCCTCGGGATGGATGTATTCGGTTTCTTCGGCAAGTTTGTTGCCAAGGTGACGCGCCTTGCCGAGCGGTCGGGCATGCCGCTTCCGCAGAAGCGTGACGAACTGCTCATGGCCTATAATCTCGCCGTGAATACCTACTTCATGCGCTACGAGCCCGAGAACTACAAGGGATTCGTGGACTACACGATGCGCAGCGAAGGCGAGATTGATCCGGAGATGGAGAAGCTGGAGCGCGAAATCTACGGGAACGACGTGTTCGGCGGCATTGGCGAACGGCGCTACAAGGCGATCAAGAAGCAGATGGATCGCGTCTACGAGAAGCGCCAGGCCCAGGCGGCGTAA
- a CDS encoding transcriptional repressor has translation MKFKVTDRIVDERHRRLSEYIREKQLKVTRQRTDIADAFFRTNSHLSIEELLELARRKNKRVGYATVYRTLKLLTEAGLANERYFGDKVARYEVNERDEHHDHMVCLSCGKIIEFENDDIEKLQAASARAQGFRLVRHRLELYGICRDCQTVGKGMQYLSEH, from the coding sequence ATGAAATTCAAAGTTACAGACAGGATCGTGGACGAGCGGCACCGCCGTTTGAGCGAATATATCCGTGAGAAGCAGCTCAAGGTGACCCGCCAGCGCACAGATATCGCGGATGCCTTCTTCCGGACGAACTCGCACCTTTCCATTGAAGAACTGCTGGAACTGGCCCGCAGGAAGAACAAGCGGGTCGGGTATGCGACTGTCTACCGGACGCTGAAGCTTCTCACCGAGGCGGGGCTCGCCAATGAGCGGTATTTCGGCGACAAGGTGGCCCGCTATGAGGTAAACGAGCGGGACGAGCACCATGACCACATGGTTTGCCTCTCCTGCGGGAAGATTATCGAGTTCGAAAATGACGACATCGAAAAGCTCCAGGCGGCTAGTGCCAGGGCCCAGGGTTTCCGGCTGGTCCGCCATCGTCTTGAGCTGTATGGCATCTGCCGTGATTGCCAGACTGTCGGTAAAGGGATGCAATATCTATCGGAGCATTAA
- a CDS encoding OmpH family outer membrane protein — MRKLFLMAMTAVVLGGAMPAWATTFAIVDFHKVIGTSKKGRTHRQAIEDEVARRREALLKLQSDLEKDMDEFRQKRLVMTPSQIAEREDQLRAQQRQIERRSADYEEEIKRKDEQLSGEVVSRLRELTEQIAKEKNIDVVFERSSVNVIYAGPALDITDEVLKRFDR, encoded by the coding sequence ATGCGTAAGCTGTTCCTGATGGCCATGACGGCAGTTGTGCTTGGCGGTGCCATGCCGGCGTGGGCAACGACTTTTGCCATTGTTGATTTCCACAAGGTGATCGGCACTTCCAAAAAAGGCCGCACGCACCGGCAGGCAATCGAGGATGAGGTGGCGCGCCGCCGCGAGGCGCTGCTGAAACTTCAGTCGGATCTGGAAAAGGACATGGATGAATTCCGGCAGAAACGGCTGGTCATGACTCCTTCGCAGATTGCTGAACGCGAGGACCAGCTCCGCGCCCAGCAGCGGCAGATCGAGCGCCGCTCGGCCGACTACGAGGAAGAGATCAAGCGCAAGGACGAGCAACTGTCGGGTGAAGTGGTGTCCAGGCTGCGCGAGCTTACCGAGCAGATTGCGAAGGAAAAAAACATTGACGTGGTATTCGAGCGTAGTTCTGTCAACGTGATCTATGCAGGGCCTGCGCTGGATATTACCGATGAAGTGCTGAAGCGGTTTGACCGCTGA
- a CDS encoding diacylglycerol kinase family lipid kinase: MVNPRSANGRTGKEWNSLRSALEAELGPIAVKMTTRPLEAVELTRRAIQEGAEMILAVGGDGTLNEVVNGFFDNGRPVREGMALGVLSRGTGCDFIKSYGFPKDVREAARLLRGRDASPCDVGLVRLKPAEGAPAERYFINIADLGVGGLVVDAVNRTTKAFGGKASFLMGSIRGSLAYRNQPMRIVVDGKTVADGIPQYMVAVANGRCFGAGMRIAPDASLSDGQFEVVVTGDLTFLETVQLGRLVYRGLAGTIPKVKCWRGRRVEVSSPGRVLIDIDGELAGESPASFEIIPGALRLKGL; the protein is encoded by the coding sequence GTGGTAAATCCCCGGAGCGCCAACGGGCGGACGGGGAAAGAGTGGAACAGTCTCAGGAGTGCGCTTGAAGCCGAACTCGGGCCCATTGCGGTGAAGATGACTACCCGGCCGCTGGAGGCTGTCGAACTCACCCGCCGGGCAATACAAGAGGGCGCGGAGATGATTCTCGCCGTCGGCGGCGACGGAACCCTGAACGAGGTTGTCAATGGATTTTTCGATAATGGCCGTCCGGTGCGCGAGGGAATGGCCCTCGGTGTCCTTTCTCGCGGGACTGGCTGTGACTTCATCAAGTCCTATGGTTTCCCGAAGGATGTGCGCGAGGCCGCACGGTTGCTCCGTGGCCGGGACGCTTCCCCCTGTGATGTGGGTCTGGTTCGGCTGAAGCCGGCGGAGGGAGCGCCGGCCGAGAGGTATTTCATCAACATCGCCGATCTGGGAGTCGGCGGTCTTGTCGTGGATGCAGTAAACCGGACGACGAAGGCATTTGGCGGCAAGGCCAGTTTCCTCATGGGTAGTATCCGGGGCAGCCTTGCTTACCGGAATCAGCCGATGCGGATCGTCGTGGACGGCAAGACCGTTGCCGATGGAATCCCGCAATACATGGTGGCAGTGGCTAATGGGCGCTGCTTTGGCGCCGGCATGAGGATCGCTCCGGACGCCTCCCTCTCGGACGGCCAGTTCGAGGTGGTCGTGACTGGCGATCTCACCTTCCTGGAAACGGTCCAGCTCGGACGGCTGGTTTACCGCGGACTTGCCGGAACGATCCCGAAGGTGAAATGCTGGCGTGGCCGCCGGGTCGAGGTGAGTTCGCCCGGCCGGGTTCTGATTGATATTGACGGCGAACTGGCCGGGGAAAGCCCGGCGAGTTTTGAAATCATACCCGGAGCCCTGCGGCTCAAGGGTCTTTAA
- a CDS encoding (Fe-S)-binding protein: protein MLIESFRREIDYCTYCPKMCRFACPVAETDARETYTPTAKMTMAYLLKQGSVETSPDLAVSFFKCTACAHCKVYCDHEIKVGPVLEAARADLFVAGQTLPAAVKLAAKVRETGTPHDVPLEPVAAGIIPEKYRGPQARTAIWLGGDLIASGGERIRKLVGILDAVGAENVSVIAAGRLDTGAALYHCGDREGLRAHASEVLASLQGYDTVVTVAPEDAVMFQHGYPRVNIKVTPKVVWWVDWICEKLAGRELRAFPEPLVIHDPCEAARKLGASGRIRELLKMCGAVVREPAWSGEDTSCCGAGSAYARIFPADAKKMARRRMEELYETGTRKTVTASPLCGQHLKSSSPGVEVLDVIDVVAHSLGVQA from the coding sequence GTGCTGATCGAATCGTTCCGAAGGGAAATCGACTACTGCACCTACTGTCCGAAGATGTGCCGGTTCGCCTGCCCGGTGGCGGAAACCGACGCACGCGAGACCTATACGCCCACTGCCAAGATGACGATGGCCTATCTGCTGAAGCAGGGTTCGGTGGAGACGAGTCCGGATCTTGCCGTCTCGTTCTTCAAGTGTACAGCCTGCGCCCATTGCAAGGTGTACTGTGACCACGAGATCAAGGTGGGGCCGGTTCTGGAGGCCGCACGGGCCGACCTGTTCGTGGCGGGGCAGACGCTGCCGGCAGCCGTGAAGCTGGCTGCAAAGGTCCGTGAGACCGGAACTCCCCATGACGTTCCGCTGGAGCCGGTTGCCGCAGGGATCATCCCTGAAAAATATCGTGGCCCGCAGGCCCGTACGGCCATCTGGCTGGGAGGGGATCTCATAGCCTCCGGCGGGGAGCGGATCCGGAAGCTGGTGGGGATACTCGATGCGGTCGGAGCGGAAAACGTGTCGGTTATCGCCGCCGGACGGCTCGACACCGGTGCAGCACTGTATCATTGCGGTGATCGCGAAGGGCTCCGTGCCCATGCGTCTGAAGTGCTGGCATCGCTCCAGGGTTACGACACGGTCGTTACTGTTGCGCCTGAGGACGCCGTGATGTTCCAGCACGGTTATCCCCGGGTCAATATCAAGGTGACACCCAAGGTCGTCTGGTGGGTGGACTGGATCTGCGAAAAACTCGCGGGCCGGGAGTTGCGGGCGTTTCCCGAGCCGCTCGTCATCCATGACCCCTGTGAGGCAGCCCGGAAGCTGGGTGCGTCAGGCCGGATACGGGAGCTGCTGAAAATGTGCGGGGCTGTGGTACGTGAGCCCGCCTGGAGCGGCGAGGATACGAGCTGCTGCGGGGCCGGCAGCGCGTACGCCCGCATTTTCCCTGCTGATGCGAAGAAGATGGCCCGCCGCCGCATGGAGGAGCTTTATGAAACCGGAACCCGGAAAACGGTAACTGCTTCGCCACTGTGCGGACAGCATCTCAAGTCCAGCAGTCCGGGCGTGGAAGTGCTCGACGTGATTGATGTCGTGGCACATTCGCTGGGGGTGCAGGCTTGA
- a CDS encoding FAD-binding oxidoreductase produces the protein MGRPEFAEPSSRVLALIRDIFSGDEGMFTADLNDRLIYGRDCMPGGMLELRRGLPPSLPDVVVFPRNVDDISRLLRMAQQEEIPVTTYGGGSGVCGAAVPVQAGITLDIKRLSRMAPVRKTSSTVHAEAGVNGERFERNLQRQGFTMGHFPSSIYCSTVGGWIAARSAGQLSTKYGKIEDMVVGLEGVLPTGEIFRTTTAPRSAAGPDLRQILIGSEGTLAVITAATLEVWPLPARKEYQAYLFKDFLAGQRVIRELLQRGCRPSLLRLYDEADTALQVQHLKLNVGKGALMLLAVEGESELVDADLAEIESLAGGVAVDLGPGPVEHWFGRRYGVNYNLSRILPNPKMVLDTMEVAALWKDIPKLYAAVKGTVGARAMLLCHLSHAYAEGACLYFSFMGNSGSEDDLLVYRTLWDDLLASVGASGGTISHHHGVGSLKQDALIRQNGPFQEIFRGIKQAVDPAGILNPGKLGL, from the coding sequence TTGGGACGGCCTGAGTTCGCCGAACCCTCATCGCGTGTCCTTGCTCTCATCCGTGACATTTTTTCGGGGGACGAGGGGATGTTCACGGCTGACCTGAACGACAGGCTCATCTACGGCCGTGACTGCATGCCGGGAGGGATGCTGGAACTCCGCCGGGGGCTACCGCCCTCACTCCCCGATGTGGTGGTGTTCCCAAGGAACGTGGACGACATTTCGCGGCTGCTCCGGATGGCCCAGCAGGAGGAGATACCGGTTACCACTTACGGCGGAGGTTCCGGTGTGTGCGGGGCGGCAGTGCCGGTGCAGGCGGGCATTACGCTCGACATCAAGCGGCTTTCCCGCATGGCTCCGGTCCGGAAGACTTCGAGCACGGTCCATGCAGAAGCCGGTGTGAACGGTGAGCGGTTCGAGCGCAATCTCCAGCGCCAAGGGTTCACGATGGGCCATTTCCCGTCGTCCATATACTGCAGCACCGTGGGCGGCTGGATTGCAGCCCGCTCGGCAGGCCAGCTCTCGACGAAATACGGCAAGATCGAGGATATGGTGGTGGGGCTGGAGGGGGTTTTGCCTACGGGCGAGATATTCCGCACGACGACGGCCCCACGTTCGGCGGCGGGGCCTGACCTGCGGCAGATCCTGATCGGCAGCGAGGGAACGCTCGCGGTGATTACGGCGGCTACGCTTGAGGTCTGGCCGCTTCCGGCCCGAAAGGAATACCAGGCGTACCTTTTCAAGGACTTTCTCGCGGGCCAGCGGGTCATCCGCGAACTGCTCCAGCGGGGCTGCCGGCCGTCGCTGCTTCGGCTTTATGATGAAGCCGACACGGCCCTGCAGGTCCAGCACCTCAAGCTGAATGTGGGCAAGGGAGCGCTGATGCTGCTGGCCGTGGAGGGTGAGAGCGAACTGGTCGACGCTGATCTCGCCGAGATCGAATCACTCGCCGGCGGCGTCGCGGTGGATCTGGGTCCGGGGCCGGTGGAACACTGGTTCGGCCGCCGCTATGGCGTTAACTACAACCTCAGCCGCATCCTGCCCAATCCGAAAATGGTCCTGGACACGATGGAGGTGGCCGCCCTCTGGAAGGATATCCCGAAGCTCTATGCCGCGGTGAAGGGGACCGTCGGAGCCCGTGCGATGCTGCTGTGCCACCTCTCTCACGCTTATGCGGAAGGCGCCTGCCTGTATTTCTCGTTCATGGGCAATTCGGGTTCGGAGGACGACCTGCTGGTGTACCGGACGCTCTGGGATGATCTCCTGGCGTCGGTTGGAGCCAGTGGGGGGACGATCTCTCATCATCATGGTGTGGGGTCGCTCAAGCAGGATGCACTCATCCGGCAGAATGGCCCGTTTCAGGAGATATTCCGCGGCATCAAGCAGGCGGTGGATCCGGCGGGGATACTGAATCCCGGCAAGCTGGGGCTGTAA
- a CDS encoding FAD-binding oxidoreductase, whose translation MAGRKPPKQEAAGEGVKPSRRRAGSRAKKPRASSAVAALRTAGGRGGLSTAKPDTLTFARDCWPFLTMGVRDGDPGMAPEAVLFVDSVKKLQKAVEAAREKKVKLTPYGGGSGVCGGAVPLEGSIPVDIKGLNRILDLDRESQVVHVEAGVNGERLERWLNQQGYTLGHFPSSIYSSTVGGWIAARSAGQMSSRYGKIEDMMVGLDLVLPDGRLASTLPVPRSATGPDWNHLFAGSEGTLGFVTSARLRVHHFPEHRIFQGWRFPDLASGMGYMRALMQKGVKPAVARLYDELDSAIALRGVGRSGGGGASDDHRGRDSETLPRDSLFKSVLSLARVQYPSPLRTMVGFGLSVPSLLNRLTGFIPKQCLFINLFEGRQVRTEAEHKIAMRTAAEFGGHDLGEAPAQHWFEKRYAVSYRMSVVFDNFAWADTMEVAADWDHLFGLYLRVKEALSREAIVMAHFSHAYRTGGSIYFTFMGGGFDLEDCRSRYGQAWRLALDACHRAGGTCTHHHGVGILKADAMRTEMGPLARILDGAKAVMDPEMLMNPGKLGFGEFGGEGEVDLGTA comes from the coding sequence TTGGCAGGTAGGAAGCCGCCAAAGCAGGAGGCCGCGGGTGAGGGTGTTAAGCCCTCGCGCAGGCGCGCAGGTTCACGGGCCAAGAAGCCCAGAGCGTCTTCGGCTGTTGCCGCTCTCAGGACGGCCGGAGGACGTGGCGGCCTCTCCACAGCAAAGCCGGACACACTTACATTTGCCCGCGACTGCTGGCCGTTTCTCACGATGGGCGTCCGCGACGGCGATCCGGGTATGGCACCGGAAGCAGTCCTGTTCGTGGATTCGGTGAAAAAGCTCCAGAAAGCCGTCGAGGCCGCTCGTGAAAAGAAGGTGAAGCTGACGCCTTATGGTGGCGGGTCAGGTGTCTGTGGCGGCGCAGTCCCTCTTGAGGGCAGTATCCCGGTGGACATCAAGGGGCTTAACCGCATTCTCGACCTCGACCGTGAGAGCCAGGTGGTCCATGTGGAGGCTGGAGTAAACGGCGAGCGTCTTGAGCGGTGGCTGAACCAGCAGGGATATACGCTCGGTCATTTCCCGTCCTCGATATATAGCAGCACTGTGGGAGGCTGGATTGCTGCCCGCTCTGCCGGTCAGATGAGTTCCCGCTACGGAAAAATCGAGGACATGATGGTCGGGCTGGACCTTGTGCTTCCCGACGGACGACTGGCGTCCACGCTCCCTGTGCCACGGTCGGCTACCGGACCGGACTGGAACCACCTGTTTGCTGGTTCGGAGGGCACGCTCGGTTTTGTTACCTCGGCCCGGCTCCGGGTACATCACTTCCCTGAACACCGGATATTCCAGGGATGGAGGTTCCCCGATCTCGCCAGCGGCATGGGTTACATGCGGGCGCTGATGCAGAAGGGTGTAAAGCCCGCCGTGGCCCGCCTTTATGACGAGCTGGATTCGGCTATTGCCCTACGCGGGGTGGGGCGCTCCGGCGGCGGAGGCGCTTCCGATGACCACCGTGGTCGGGATTCCGAGACGCTTCCCCGCGATAGCCTGTTCAAATCGGTTCTTTCGCTTGCCCGTGTCCAGTATCCGAGCCCGTTGCGGACCATGGTGGGGTTTGGGCTTTCGGTTCCGTCGCTCCTCAACCGGCTGACCGGGTTTATTCCGAAGCAGTGCCTGTTCATCAACCTGTTCGAGGGCCGCCAGGTGCGGACCGAGGCTGAGCACAAGATCGCCATGCGGACCGCAGCCGAATTTGGCGGACATGATCTTGGCGAAGCTCCCGCCCAGCACTGGTTCGAGAAACGGTATGCCGTGAGCTACCGGATGTCGGTCGTTTTTGACAATTTTGCCTGGGCGGACACGATGGAAGTCGCTGCCGACTGGGACCACCTGTTCGGTCTCTACTTGCGGGTAAAGGAAGCACTTTCCCGGGAAGCGATCGTCATGGCGCATTTTTCCCATGCCTACCGTACCGGCGGGTCGATTTATTTCACTTTCATGGGAGGCGGTTTCGATCTCGAAGACTGCCGTTCCCGTTACGGGCAGGCATGGCGGCTGGCGCTGGATGCCTGTCACCGTGCCGGGGGAACCTGCACACACCATCACGGAGTTGGAATCCTGAAGGCCGACGCCATGCGGACCGAGATGGGGCCGCTGGCCCGGATACTGGATGGTGCGAAAGCGGTAATGGACCCGGAGATGCTGATGAACCCCGGCAAACTGGGTTTTGGCGAGTTTGGCGGGGAAGGGGAGGTGGACCTTGGGACGGCCTGA